The Acidimicrobiales bacterium genome window below encodes:
- the gnd gene encoding decarboxylating 6-phosphogluconate dehydrogenase: MKIGMVGLGKMGANMTQRLVEKGHQVVAFDLSDQARAAVAASTGAETAATLQEMVRALDPPRVAWVMVPAGPPTTSTIDTLKGLMQRGDVVIDGGNSNYKEAAPSATSLAEKGIGFVDAGTSGGVWGLANGYCLMVGGDPAVVATCEPVFLALAPVGGYAHVGPVGAGHFVKMVHNGIEYGLMQAYGEGFEIMQKADEFSLDLHQIASIWRYGSVVRSWLLELAERALAPGAGFERIEAVIADSGEGRWTVQEAIDRAVPAPVITASLYQRFASRDRESYADRLIAALRNQFGGHAVVTGPAGDGPAGDGPAGEAGT, encoded by the coding sequence ATGAAGATCGGCATGGTGGGGCTGGGGAAGATGGGGGCCAACATGACCCAGCGCCTCGTCGAGAAGGGCCACCAGGTGGTGGCCTTCGACCTCTCGGACCAGGCCCGCGCCGCGGTCGCCGCCTCCACCGGGGCCGAGACCGCCGCCACCCTGCAGGAGATGGTGCGGGCGCTCGACCCCCCGCGCGTGGCGTGGGTGATGGTCCCCGCCGGGCCGCCCACGACGTCGACCATCGACACGCTGAAGGGCCTCATGCAGCGCGGCGACGTCGTGATCGACGGGGGGAACTCCAACTACAAGGAAGCCGCCCCCTCGGCGACCTCGCTCGCCGAGAAGGGCATCGGCTTCGTCGACGCCGGCACCTCGGGCGGCGTGTGGGGACTCGCCAACGGGTACTGCCTCATGGTGGGGGGCGACCCCGCCGTGGTGGCCACGTGCGAGCCGGTGTTCCTGGCCCTCGCCCCCGTGGGCGGCTACGCCCACGTGGGCCCCGTGGGCGCCGGGCACTTCGTGAAGATGGTGCACAACGGCATCGAGTACGGCCTCATGCAGGCCTACGGCGAGGGCTTCGAGATCATGCAGAAGGCGGACGAGTTCTCTCTCGACCTGCACCAGATCGCCTCGATCTGGCGGTACGGGTCGGTGGTGCGCTCGTGGCTCCTCGAGCTGGCCGAGCGGGCCCTGGCGCCGGGGGCCGGCTTCGAGCGCATCGAGGCGGTCATCGCCGACTCCGGCGAGGGCCGGTGGACGGTCCAGGAAGCCATCGACCGCGCCGTGCCGGCACCGGTCATCACGGCCTCGCTCTACCAGCGCTTCGCCTCACGCGACCGGGAGTCCTACGCGGATCGCCTGATCGCCGCGCTGCGCAACCAGTTCGGCGGCCACGCCGTGGTCACCGGGCCGGCCGGGGACGGGCCGGCCGGGGACGGGCCGGCCGGAGAGGCGGGCACGTGA
- a CDS encoding TIGR00730 family Rossman fold protein, producing the protein MTVGDAEAVTTRDAGHVPPLAADTAGLDEPTPDEQLDPGEQNLVDELLDSVGVTDRRDLYRSIIGTVLHLAEERTDPLDLKLARAAIAEMAEAFRVFRPFRVEQKVTFFGSARTLPDDPLYLQARSLAERMAHHGWMVVTGAGPGIMAAAMEGAGRERSLGVNIRLPHEQGANEFIAQDPKLVEMRYFFTRKLMLIKESDGYTVLPGGFGTLDESFELLTLLQTGKAQPAPLVLLDVPGGTYWRGWLDFLDDQVASRRLVSAEDHSLFMITSDVDEAAAELLGFYRNYHSCRWVGDLLVVRLRTAPTRPQLAALSRDFSDILTGGTIRSTKPLGPERSSRDHLDLPRVALRFDRVHYGRLRQLIDALNALAG; encoded by the coding sequence GTGACCGTCGGGGACGCCGAGGCCGTGACGACCAGGGACGCCGGCCACGTGCCCCCCCTGGCGGCCGACACCGCCGGGCTCGACGAGCCCACCCCCGACGAGCAGCTCGACCCGGGGGAGCAGAACCTGGTCGACGAGTTGCTCGACTCGGTGGGCGTCACCGATCGCCGCGACCTGTACCGCTCGATCATCGGCACCGTCCTGCACCTCGCCGAGGAGCGGACCGACCCGCTCGACCTGAAGCTCGCGCGCGCCGCCATCGCGGAGATGGCCGAGGCCTTCCGCGTCTTCCGGCCCTTCCGGGTCGAGCAGAAGGTGACGTTCTTCGGATCGGCGCGCACGCTGCCCGACGACCCGCTGTACCTCCAGGCGCGCAGCCTCGCCGAGCGCATGGCACACCACGGGTGGATGGTCGTGACCGGTGCGGGCCCGGGGATCATGGCGGCGGCCATGGAGGGCGCCGGACGTGAACGCTCGCTCGGCGTCAACATCCGGCTCCCCCACGAGCAGGGCGCCAACGAGTTCATCGCCCAGGACCCCAAGCTGGTCGAGATGCGCTATTTCTTCACCCGCAAGCTCATGCTCATCAAGGAGTCCGACGGCTACACCGTGCTCCCCGGCGGGTTCGGCACGCTCGACGAGTCCTTCGAGCTGCTCACGCTGCTGCAGACGGGTAAGGCCCAGCCCGCCCCCCTCGTGCTGCTCGACGTCCCCGGCGGCACCTACTGGCGGGGCTGGCTGGACTTCCTCGACGACCAGGTGGCCTCGCGCCGGCTCGTCTCGGCGGAGGACCATTCGCTGTTCATGATCACCTCCGACGTCGACGAAGCCGCCGCCGAGCTCCTCGGCTTCTACCGCAACTACCACTCGTGCCGCTGGGTGGGCGACCTGCTCGTCGTCCGCCTGCGCACCGCGCCCACGCGGCCCCAGCTGGCGGCGCTCAGCCGCGACTTCTCCGACATCCTGACCGGCGGCACCATCCGGTCGACCAAGCCGCTCGGGCCCGAGCGCTCCAGCCGCGACCATCTGGACCTGCCGCGCGTGGCGCTGCGCTTCGACCGGGTGCACTACGGGCGCCTGCGGCAGCTGATCGACGCCCTCAACGCGCTCGCCGGCTGA
- a CDS encoding long-chain fatty acid--CoA ligase — protein sequence MLSTMQDGPLLVSGILRRGQAVYGDSRVVTMQPDGYRDSTFSQVGARAEQLARALRRLGVGPGDRVGTFAWNDQEHLEAYLAVPSMGAVLHTLNIRLFPEQLAYVVNHAEDRVVIVDGSIAPLFARVRDECTTVEHVIVVGEGDTTGLGETLRYDELVGAEETGYDWPELDERVAASMCYTSGTTGNPKGVVYSHRSTWLHAFAGMTVNCVGASERDRVLVIVPMFHANAWGMPYTAFFAGTDLLFPERFLQAEPLARMMREQGATLSLGVPTIWNDLLHYAQANEVDLSSLRLITAGGAAVPRSLMEAYQQRWGIAMIQGWGMTETSPVCAFGRPPKGAAPEQEMDWRAKTGRIIAGVEVRVVDEEGAVMPTDGRSVGEFEVRGPWVTASYYGDPSADRFHDGWLRTGDVGSLDDHGYMQISDRTKDVIKSGGEWISSVELENEVMAYPGVYEAAVIGVPDDRWDERPLVVIVPAEGADPDPADILAFLSGRVARWWLPERWAVADEIPKTSVGKFDKKVLRAKAAGGALEIREVDLPARDG from the coding sequence ATGCTGAGCACGATGCAAGACGGGCCCCTCCTGGTGAGCGGCATCCTCCGTCGCGGCCAGGCCGTGTACGGCGACAGCCGGGTCGTCACGATGCAGCCCGACGGCTACCGGGATTCCACCTTCTCCCAGGTGGGGGCGCGCGCCGAGCAGCTGGCCCGGGCCCTGCGCCGGCTCGGTGTCGGGCCCGGGGACCGGGTCGGGACCTTCGCCTGGAACGACCAGGAGCACCTGGAGGCGTATTTGGCGGTGCCCTCGATGGGCGCAGTCCTCCACACCCTCAACATCCGCCTCTTCCCCGAACAGCTGGCATACGTCGTCAACCACGCCGAGGACCGCGTCGTCATCGTGGACGGTTCCATCGCGCCGCTGTTCGCCCGGGTACGCGACGAGTGCACCACCGTGGAGCACGTCATCGTGGTGGGGGAGGGCGACACCACCGGGCTCGGTGAGACGTTGCGCTACGACGAGCTCGTCGGCGCCGAGGAGACCGGTTACGACTGGCCCGAGCTCGACGAGCGCGTGGCGGCTTCGATGTGTTACACGAGCGGGACGACAGGCAATCCCAAGGGTGTCGTCTACAGCCATCGCTCCACCTGGCTGCACGCCTTCGCCGGCATGACCGTCAACTGCGTGGGCGCCAGTGAGCGCGACCGCGTCCTCGTGATCGTTCCCATGTTCCACGCCAATGCCTGGGGCATGCCGTACACGGCGTTCTTCGCGGGGACCGACCTCCTCTTCCCCGAACGCTTCCTGCAGGCCGAGCCACTGGCCAGGATGATGCGCGAGCAGGGCGCCACACTGTCGCTCGGCGTCCCCACCATCTGGAACGACCTACTGCATTATGCCCAGGCCAACGAGGTCGACCTGTCCTCGCTGCGGCTCATCACCGCCGGAGGGGCGGCGGTGCCGCGGTCGCTCATGGAGGCCTACCAGCAGCGCTGGGGCATCGCCATGATCCAGGGCTGGGGGATGACCGAGACCAGCCCCGTGTGCGCCTTCGGCCGACCTCCCAAGGGTGCGGCCCCCGAGCAGGAGATGGACTGGCGGGCGAAGACCGGGCGCATCATCGCCGGGGTGGAGGTGCGCGTCGTCGACGAGGAGGGCGCGGTCATGCCCACCGACGGCCGGTCGGTGGGGGAGTTCGAGGTTCGCGGTCCGTGGGTGACCGCCTCCTACTACGGCGATCCCTCCGCCGACCGCTTCCACGACGGGTGGCTGCGGACGGGGGACGTCGGCAGCCTCGACGACCACGGCTACATGCAGATCTCCGACCGCACCAAGGACGTCATCAAGTCCGGCGGGGAGTGGATCTCGTCGGTCGAGCTCGAGAACGAGGTGATGGCCTACCCCGGCGTGTACGAGGCCGCCGTCATCGGGGTGCCCGACGACCGCTGGGACGAGCGGCCCCTCGTGGTGATCGTTCCGGCCGAGGGCGCCGACCCGGACCCGGCCGACATCTTGGCCTTCCTGTCGGGTCGCGTGGCCCGGTGGTGGCTGCCCGAGCGGTGGGCCGTCGCCGACGAGATCCCCAAGACCTCGGTCGGCAAGTTCGACAAGAAGGTGCTGCGCGCCAAGGCGGCCGGCGGCGCCCTGGAGATCCGCGAGGTGGACCTCCCGGCGCGCGACGGGTGA
- the pgl gene encoding 6-phosphogluconolactonase has translation MAPAVSPAAGGMPGGVPGAVEIVDDLDAVAGAFAATVVRAYGDRPGPRFRLVLSGGPTARRCYERLAAVGPAGGVAIDWSAVDVLMGDERCVPPDDPDANQRLVREALVDAVGGVGSFRPMSCAEGPEVYEHVIAAAGDLDLVHLGLGPDGHTASLFPGSAALDAPTERLVVRSTDPQERNPHDRMTLTLAAVARARLVVFTVSGESKREAFTALCAGADLPAARVRAPAVHWIVDRAATGPAGAPAGSPSGAPGSAPGSGR, from the coding sequence GTGGCACCAGCCGTGAGCCCGGCGGCGGGCGGGATGCCAGGCGGGGTGCCGGGGGCCGTCGAGATCGTGGACGACCTCGACGCCGTGGCCGGCGCCTTCGCCGCCACCGTGGTGCGCGCCTACGGGGACCGTCCCGGACCGCGCTTTCGCCTGGTGCTGTCGGGCGGCCCCACGGCCCGACGCTGCTACGAGCGCCTGGCGGCGGTCGGGCCGGCCGGCGGGGTCGCGATCGACTGGTCGGCGGTGGACGTCCTCATGGGAGACGAGCGCTGCGTCCCGCCCGACGACCCCGACGCCAACCAGCGCCTGGTGCGCGAAGCCCTCGTCGACGCCGTCGGTGGCGTCGGATCGTTCCGGCCGATGTCGTGCGCCGAGGGGCCCGAGGTCTACGAGCACGTCATCGCCGCGGCGGGCGATCTCGACCTGGTGCACCTGGGCCTGGGCCCCGACGGCCACACGGCGTCGCTGTTCCCGGGATCGGCCGCGCTCGATGCGCCCACGGAGCGGCTCGTCGTTCGATCCACCGATCCCCAGGAGCGCAACCCGCACGACCGCATGACCCTCACGCTGGCCGCCGTCGCCCGGGCCCGCCTGGTCGTGTTCACCGTGTCGGGCGAGTCCAAACGCGAGGCCTTCACCGCGCTCTGCGCCGGCGCGGACCTCCCCGCGGCCCGGGTGCGCGCCCCGGCGGTGCACTGGATCGTCGACCGCGCCGCCACCGGGCCGGCCGGCGCACCAGCCGGCTCGCCATCTGGTGCGCCGGGCAGTGCGCCGGGCAGTGGCCGCTAA
- a CDS encoding bifunctional GNAT family N-acetyltransferase/ATP-binding protein — protein sequence MTTGWRVLSIDHREPVAPFEDVVRLIDAAGTATAAAYSRSDVVEALHEHQPAAVAVSGGRLVGAAVARVCGADAHLLALALHPQWRNRGIGSALLRELDQGVIHHGAHRLLALVEPGQVGEVAFANQGFTRLDGLHLYIRAASMVPEELAVVERYGGHFPPPGLLGSMKGFSSTKDLLERRIVAPLSHADLADRIGLVPPAAVMLFGPPGTGKTSFARAVASRLSWSFVELHPSLLGQGSQAAVSLRDALDDLRRVDRLVCFIDEADEIASARATRPDSQPIVNELLKAIPAFKDRPGRLMIMATNSIAAIDPAMLRPGRFDLIIPIGAPDRHGRAELAAEFLPACDAADVAARTEGFTPADFALAAQRSAQLAFERALSGTEADVTAADCLAAIAATKASVNADATRDFELEERTYARL from the coding sequence ATGACCACCGGGTGGCGAGTCCTGTCCATCGACCATCGCGAGCCCGTCGCGCCGTTCGAGGACGTCGTGCGCCTGATCGACGCCGCGGGCACGGCGACGGCGGCGGCCTACAGCCGCAGCGACGTGGTCGAAGCGCTCCACGAGCACCAGCCCGCCGCGGTGGCCGTCTCCGGGGGTCGGCTCGTGGGGGCGGCGGTGGCGCGTGTGTGTGGGGCCGACGCCCATCTCCTCGCCCTGGCGTTGCACCCGCAGTGGCGCAACCGCGGCATCGGCTCGGCGCTGCTGCGCGAGCTCGACCAGGGGGTCATCCACCATGGCGCGCATCGGCTCCTCGCCCTCGTCGAGCCGGGGCAGGTCGGCGAGGTGGCCTTCGCCAACCAGGGCTTCACCCGCCTCGACGGGCTGCACCTCTACATCCGGGCGGCGTCGATGGTCCCCGAGGAGCTCGCCGTCGTGGAGCGCTACGGCGGGCACTTCCCCCCGCCCGGGCTGCTCGGATCGATGAAGGGGTTCTCCTCGACCAAAGACCTCCTCGAGCGCCGCATCGTGGCTCCCCTGTCGCACGCCGACCTGGCCGACCGGATCGGCCTCGTCCCGCCGGCGGCGGTGATGTTGTTCGGCCCACCGGGGACGGGCAAGACGTCGTTCGCCCGCGCCGTGGCGTCGCGGTTGTCGTGGTCGTTCGTCGAGCTCCACCCCTCGCTGCTCGGTCAGGGCTCTCAGGCCGCTGTCTCGCTACGCGACGCGCTCGACGACCTACGGCGCGTCGACCGTCTGGTGTGCTTCATCGACGAGGCCGACGAGATCGCCTCGGCGCGCGCCACCCGGCCCGACAGCCAACCGATCGTCAACGAGCTGTTGAAGGCCATCCCGGCGTTCAAGGACCGGCCCGGACGACTGATGATCATGGCGACGAACTCCATCGCCGCCATCGACCCGGCCATGCTGCGCCCCGGTCGCTTCGATCTCATCATCCCCATCGGGGCCCCCGACCGGCACGGGCGGGCCGAGCTGGCCGCCGAGTTCCTGCCGGCGTGCGATGCCGCGGACGTGGCGGCGCGCACCGAGGGCTTCACCCCGGCGGACTTCGCCCTCGCCGCCCAACGCAGCGCCCAGCTGGCCTTCGAGCGGGCATTGTCGGGCACCGAGGCCGACGTGACCGCAGCGGACTGCCTGGCCGCCATCGCCGCCACCAAGGCGTCGGTCAACGCCGACGCCACCCGGGACTTCGAGCTCGAGGAGCGCACCTACGCCCGCCTGTAG
- a CDS encoding PPOX class F420-dependent oxidoreductase, whose protein sequence is MEPARALEFIGRNHRAVLATTRDDGGTQLSLVAAGVDGDVVVVSTRETAVKTRNLRRRPRATVLVFTDGFYGDWVQVEGPVEIVSLPGAMDGLVAYYRGVSGEHPDWDDYRAAMERERRVLLRISVERAGPDHTG, encoded by the coding sequence ATGGAACCTGCACGCGCCCTGGAATTCATCGGCCGCAACCACCGGGCCGTCCTGGCCACCACCCGCGACGACGGGGGCACACAGCTGTCGCTCGTGGCCGCAGGGGTCGACGGCGACGTGGTGGTGGTGAGCACCCGGGAGACCGCGGTGAAGACCAGGAACCTCCGGCGACGACCGCGTGCCACCGTGCTCGTCTTCACCGACGGCTTCTACGGCGACTGGGTGCAGGTGGAGGGCCCCGTGGAGATCGTGTCGCTCCCCGGGGCCATGGACGGCCTGGTGGCCTACTACCGCGGCGTGTCGGGTGAGCACCCCGACTGGGACGACTACCGCGCCGCCATGGAACGCGAGCGGCGCGTGCTGCTGCGGATCTCGGTGGAGCGCGCCGGGCCCGACCACACCGGCTGA
- the cofH gene encoding 5-amino-6-(D-ribitylamino)uracil--L-tyrosine 4-hydroxyphenyl transferase CofH: MAVDDLLEAATADVRAEARALRARAHGTRVTYSPKVFIPLTMLCRDRCGYCTFAKPPARLASPFMTPDEVLAVARAGVAAGCHEALFTLGEAPEGRYPVARRWLEDSGHASTVDYLAAMCALVRDDTGLLPHANAGALSHEDLARLRAVSASQGMMLESLDPDLACHRGAPDKTPERRLATLEAAGELGIPFTTGVLVGIGESRAERVRALEAIADAHRRHGHVQEVIVQNFLPKPGTAMHDHAPCPPEELWWSVAVARLVLPPEVHVQAPPNLSDDLRPLLDSGLDDWGGVSPVTVDHVNPERAWPALDVLRSATEAAGLTLAPRLTVYPEFALHPERWLDPTMRFPVLDRADAEGLGREDAWCSGGTEPPPVLVGAFPLPAPPSGAAEAPGPARSAGGAVAEVLAGVELGQEVGEDEIVTLFSARGPEVRAVAEVADRVRIDEVGDVVTWVANRNINYTNVCTFKCRFCAFSKGPLSLNLRGAPYLLELSDITERVVEAEAAGATEVCLQGGIHPKFDGDYYLEVIRAVRAASERIHIHGFTALEVTEGARRLGEPLVDYLARLQEAGLATLPGTAAEILDDDVRAILCPDKIDTEQWLDAHRAAHSIGLRSNVTIMFGSVEQPRSWARHLMRTRALQRETGGFTEFVPLPFVHMAAPIYLQRKARRGPTFRETLLMHAVGRIAYRGWIPNIQVSWVKMGAAGVIQALRSGANDLGGTLMDENISRAAGASHGQQMDEEGFRALVEPLGRTLRQRTTLYGRAPTPC, from the coding sequence GTGGCCGTGGACGACCTTCTCGAGGCCGCGACGGCCGACGTGCGGGCCGAGGCCCGCGCGCTGCGGGCGCGGGCCCACGGCACCAGGGTGACGTACTCGCCCAAGGTCTTCATCCCGCTCACGATGTTGTGCCGCGACCGGTGCGGCTACTGCACCTTCGCCAAGCCCCCGGCCCGGCTGGCCTCCCCCTTCATGACCCCGGACGAGGTCCTGGCCGTGGCGCGCGCCGGAGTGGCGGCGGGGTGCCACGAGGCGCTCTTCACCCTGGGCGAGGCGCCCGAGGGGCGCTACCCCGTGGCGCGCCGGTGGCTCGAGGACAGCGGGCACGCGTCGACGGTGGACTACCTGGCCGCCATGTGCGCGCTGGTACGCGACGACACGGGGCTGCTCCCCCACGCCAACGCCGGGGCCCTGTCGCACGAGGACCTCGCCCGCCTGCGGGCGGTGTCGGCCAGCCAGGGGATGATGCTCGAGTCGCTCGACCCCGACCTGGCCTGCCACCGGGGCGCCCCCGACAAGACGCCCGAACGGCGGCTGGCCACGCTCGAGGCCGCGGGGGAGCTGGGCATCCCCTTCACCACCGGCGTGCTCGTGGGCATCGGCGAGTCACGCGCCGAACGGGTCCGCGCCCTGGAGGCCATCGCCGACGCGCACCGCCGCCACGGGCACGTGCAGGAGGTGATCGTCCAGAACTTCCTCCCCAAGCCGGGCACGGCCATGCACGACCACGCGCCGTGCCCGCCCGAGGAGCTGTGGTGGTCCGTCGCCGTGGCGCGTCTGGTCCTCCCGCCCGAGGTCCACGTCCAGGCGCCTCCCAACCTCTCCGACGACCTGCGACCGCTGCTCGACTCGGGGCTCGACGACTGGGGCGGGGTGTCGCCGGTGACCGTCGACCACGTGAACCCCGAGCGGGCCTGGCCGGCGCTCGACGTCCTGCGGTCCGCCACCGAGGCGGCCGGGCTCACCCTGGCGCCGCGCCTCACCGTCTATCCCGAGTTCGCCCTCCACCCCGAGCGCTGGCTCGACCCGACCATGCGCTTCCCCGTGCTCGACCGCGCTGACGCCGAGGGGCTCGGCCGCGAGGACGCGTGGTGCTCAGGGGGGACCGAGCCCCCGCCCGTCCTGGTGGGTGCATTCCCATTGCCGGCGCCGCCCTCCGGCGCCGCCGAAGCGCCCGGCCCGGCCCGCAGTGCCGGGGGTGCGGTGGCCGAGGTGCTCGCCGGCGTCGAGCTCGGCCAGGAGGTCGGCGAGGACGAGATCGTCACCCTCTTCTCGGCGCGGGGCCCCGAGGTGCGCGCCGTCGCCGAGGTCGCCGACCGGGTGCGGATCGACGAGGTCGGCGACGTGGTGACGTGGGTGGCCAACCGCAACATCAACTACACCAACGTCTGCACCTTCAAGTGCCGCTTCTGCGCGTTCTCGAAGGGCCCGCTCTCGCTCAACCTACGCGGCGCGCCCTACCTCCTGGAGCTGAGCGACATCACCGAGCGCGTCGTCGAGGCCGAGGCGGCCGGGGCCACCGAGGTGTGCCTGCAGGGTGGCATCCACCCGAAGTTCGACGGGGACTACTACCTCGAGGTCATCCGGGCCGTGCGGGCCGCCTCCGAGCGGATCCACATCCACGGCTTCACCGCCCTCGAGGTGACCGAGGGCGCCCGGCGTCTGGGCGAGCCCCTGGTGGACTACCTGGCGCGGCTGCAAGAGGCCGGCTTGGCGACCCTTCCGGGCACGGCGGCCGAGATCCTCGACGACGATGTGCGCGCCATCCTGTGCCCCGACAAGATCGACACCGAGCAGTGGCTCGACGCCCACCGCGCCGCCCACAGCATCGGCCTGCGGTCCAACGTCACCATCATGTTCGGCTCGGTGGAGCAGCCGCGCTCGTGGGCACGCCACCTGATGCGCACCCGGGCGCTGCAACGCGAGACGGGCGGCTTCACCGAGTTCGTGCCCCTGCCCTTCGTGCACATGGCCGCGCCGATCTACCTGCAGCGCAAGGCGCGCCGCGGCCCGACATTCCGCGAGACGCTGCTCATGCACGCCGTGGGCCGGATCGCCTACCGGGGTTGGATCCCCAACATCCAGGTGAGCTGGGTCAAGATGGGCGCCGCCGGGGTGATCCAGGCACTGCGGTCGGGGGCCAACGACCTCGGCGGGACACTCATGGACGAGAACATCTCGCGCGCCGCGGGCGCCAGCCACGGCCAGCAGATGGACGAGGAGGGCTTCCGCGCCCTGGTCGAGCCCCTCGGCCGGACGCTCAGGCAGCGCACGACCCTCTACGGCCGCGCGCCCACCCCCTGCTGA
- the zwf gene encoding glucose-6-phosphate dehydrogenase: MTPDGTAVIEGVDIDAEEPATESVHELDAVGTPPPLALVVFGASGDLASRKLLPAIAALAEHGALPDGFTVIGVARTAWSDTQFRQAALDAAPFAGPTWHQAVTRFRYVAGEYAEKPTFDRLKEVLAEADATMGTAGNRVYYLATIPSMFGAVARALAEHECNVPGPGGSFARIVVEKPFGRDLASAGTLDHDLHAAFDENQIFRIDHYLGKETVQNVLALRFGNAIFEPIWNRRYVDHIQITVAEELGVEHRGGFYETAGALRDIVQNHVMQVLALTLMEPPATVDALGIRDEKVKLLRAVMVPDVNEAVINSVRGQYTAGTVDGEPVPGYREEEGVDARSRTETFVAMRLAVDNWRWAGVPVFIRTGKRLRTRATEVVLQFHRVPHLAFGGRLTRDLRPNLLQLRIQPDEGICLLFGAKVPGEEFRLRSVAMDFSYAEAFPGTTGGGYERLLHDVMIGDATLFIRTDEVERAWQICDPFLEAWSQDGVPLSQYPAGTWGPKEADLLLARELRQWHQP, encoded by the coding sequence GTGACCCCCGACGGCACCGCCGTCATCGAGGGCGTCGACATCGACGCCGAGGAGCCCGCCACCGAGTCCGTCCACGAGCTCGACGCCGTGGGGACACCACCGCCGCTGGCGCTCGTGGTGTTCGGCGCCTCGGGCGACCTGGCGTCGCGCAAGCTCCTGCCCGCCATCGCCGCCCTGGCCGAGCACGGCGCGCTGCCCGACGGGTTCACCGTCATCGGCGTGGCCCGCACCGCGTGGAGCGACACGCAGTTCCGCCAGGCGGCCCTCGACGCCGCCCCGTTCGCCGGGCCGACGTGGCACCAGGCCGTCACGCGTTTTCGTTACGTGGCGGGCGAGTACGCCGAGAAGCCGACCTTCGACCGCCTGAAGGAGGTGCTGGCGGAAGCCGACGCCACCATGGGCACCGCCGGCAACCGCGTCTACTACCTCGCCACCATCCCGTCGATGTTCGGGGCCGTGGCCCGCGCCCTGGCCGAGCACGAGTGCAACGTTCCCGGCCCGGGCGGGTCCTTCGCCCGGATCGTGGTCGAGAAGCCCTTCGGGCGCGACCTCGCCAGCGCGGGCACCCTCGACCACGACCTGCACGCCGCGTTCGACGAGAACCAGATCTTTCGCATCGACCACTACCTCGGCAAGGAGACGGTGCAGAACGTCCTGGCGCTGCGCTTCGGCAATGCCATCTTCGAGCCCATCTGGAACCGGCGCTACGTCGACCACATCCAGATCACGGTGGCCGAGGAGCTGGGCGTGGAGCACCGCGGCGGCTTCTACGAGACCGCCGGGGCCCTGCGGGACATCGTCCAGAACCACGTGATGCAGGTGCTCGCCCTCACCCTCATGGAGCCGCCCGCCACCGTCGACGCGCTGGGCATCCGCGACGAGAAGGTGAAGCTCCTGCGGGCCGTGATGGTCCCCGACGTCAACGAGGCGGTCATCAACTCGGTGCGCGGGCAGTACACCGCCGGCACCGTGGACGGCGAGCCCGTGCCCGGGTACCGCGAGGAGGAGGGCGTCGACGCCCGGAGCCGGACCGAGACCTTCGTGGCCATGCGTCTCGCCGTGGACAACTGGCGCTGGGCGGGCGTCCCCGTCTTCATCCGCACGGGCAAGCGGCTCCGCACGCGCGCCACCGAGGTCGTCCTCCAATTCCACCGGGTCCCCCACCTCGCCTTCGGTGGCCGGCTCACCCGAGACCTGCGGCCCAACCTGCTCCAGCTGCGCATCCAGCCCGACGAAGGGATCTGCCTGCTGTTCGGGGCCAAGGTCCCGGGCGAGGAGTTCCGCCTGCGGTCCGTCGCAATGGACTTCAGCTACGCGGAGGCCTTCCCCGGCACGACCGGCGGCGGCTACGAGCGCCTCCTGCACGACGTCATGATCGGCGACGCCACCCTGTTCATCCGCACCGACGAGGTGGAGCGCGCCTGGCAGATCTGCGACCCCTTCCTGGAGGCCTGGAGCCAGGACGGGGTGCCGCTGTCGCAGTACCCGGCCGGCACGTGGGGCCCGAAGGAGGCCGACCTGCTCCTGGCGCGCGAGCTGCGCCAGTGGCACCAGCCGTGA